The genomic region CGTCACTTGCTTTGTCCTCCGCTGGTCGGCGGGGGGGCGGTGTCGAAGTAGATCGAGAGGTCCCGGCTGCTGGAGTACAGGCGCTCGGCGACGCGCCGGTCGTGCTCCTCCTCAACGCGCTTGAGCAGAAAACGCAGGCGCGCGAGGTCCTGGGCGTTTTCGTCGAAGGCCAGGCGGGCCTCATCCCCACGAGGCAAAGCCGGCTGCATGGCCAGCGGCCCGGTCACGAGCCTCTGGTGGCCATAAGACGGCGTGGGCAGGGCAAGAAGGCCTGCCACCAGAAGCCCAACCGCCAGCAGGTCGGCACAGAGAGTAGCGGCTCGGGGGAAGCCTGCTTGCTGCTTGATTACTTTCATTTTTCTCTCCAGTGGCGCTGGCTTCGTTCCCCCGCAGGCTCGTACCGTCGCCGCCCCACACTTTTACAAAAGCAAGGGCCTGCTTTTCAACGACAAGGATTTAATAAGCGGCCCCGGGCTGGGCCGGTATGTAGTTCGTGCTATAGAGCCGGTCGTGGACCGTTCAGCACTCAGCGATCCCGGAGCCCGGATACTGGTGATCCGCCTTGGCGCGGTGGGTGACTGTCTGCGGGTGTGCCCGGCCATAAAACGGCTGCGTGAAGCCCGTCCTGCAGCCACCGTGGCCTGGGCGGTGGAGGACCGCGTACTGCCTGTTCTCGAGGGTCACCCGGCTATCGACCGCTTTCACGTGTTACGTCGCTCCGAGCTCAACGCCGGTGTCGGTCGGGCCTGGGCCGAAATAAAACGCTTCAGGCGCGAGCTCAGGGCCGGCCGCTACGAAGTCGTCATCGACTTTCACGGCAGGCTCAAGAGTGGGCTGGTTGCCTGGATGAGTGGCGT from Candidatus Binatota bacterium harbors:
- a CDS encoding lipopolysaccharide heptosyltransferase family protein — protein: MGRARRPATRSPTASRSAQRVAARGKPACCLITFIFLSSGAGFVPPQARTVAAPHFYKSKGLLFNDKDLISGPGLGRYVVRAIEPVVDRSALSDPGARILVIRLGAVGDCLRVCPAIKRLREARPAATVAWAVEDRVLPVLEGHPAIDRFHVLRRSELNAGVGRAWAEIKRFRRELRAGRYEVVIDFHGRLKSGLVAWMSGVPLRVGYSRKDGSECNYLFMNQRVSLRDSWENRVLRFLELLSPLGINTAVERGLLGLHLDPAALLRASEVYSQAGCPELALYPGCSSGRAGERWPLERWRQYLQRLDAAGIRSMLLWGPDEVELVEQLRGALGSSGCVAPSTTLPELVALTGQFRAYVGSDTAALHMAWL